The genomic DNA ACTAAGCGCCAACGATTGGTGATCGGTCGACCGTTTCCAACCACGAGCCATCACTACAGAGGTTGATGGAAACTGTCCCCGTATGATGCCAGCGATCGCTCGTGCCCAGGTAGGTGGTTTGTAGAATTCCAGCAACCGGAACGGAAGGTTAAAGTTTTGCTGGAACCCAAGATTAATGCCCAACTTACGGGCCGGATATTTCGCCTTCGGTGCGTATAACCGTCCATCGGTTGCGGTACAGATGCTGACCTGCCGAAACAAAATCGACCTTAGCTTTAGAGTTCCGCAATCAATCAGGGCTGGAACCTACCTGCAGCGTAGTCAAGATTGGGAATAGAAGAACCTTACGCTCCTGTCTGGAAAGTGTTTTCAATGAACTGTTATTCACCGGCTGATCCGAACGATCGGACGCAACGCTGGCCACTATGAACAGGAGACAGCAAAACAGTACCGATGGTAAACGCATTTTGGCTTTCGGTGGTTCCAGATCGCAGAACAAGCACTACTGGGCCATATTCGACGAAAGTGTGCCAAAGACATTGACCAGTTGGAGGCACGCGGGGAACAGGCGCATGTGTTGCCGTCATGTAGCGTACCACCATTCAAGCACTCGTCCGGAAATGTGTGGAAATTAGCAGTTGTTTGATTGGATGAAAGTGCCCATTAATAGTAGTGACACGGACGACGATATGGTGAAAAGCGTGGACAAGACTTATGAAAAAGGGAACTGAATTGTGAAGGGAAGACGAAGCAATAGAACTTTGAgatgaaaattaaaacgaaATCTATCATCCCACCCCACATAACCTCCTTACGACCACAAAGTCTGATATAAGTCGGTAGATTTTAGCTTGTACTGACTATCCGACTTTGTGGTCTTAAAGGGAAATTGGTTCCGAGatgtgctattttatctcatgtcggcaaaaaaaaattatgggagaaaaataaattgttgaaatatttctgaaatgactggaaatgtttcaccttttaactgatttttgaatgatttcatcagcttcgattttttttcccaattCGTTCAgttgccttttttatttatcgaagaatgctttgaaaacttttgcttcGTCAATTGACAATTGTAGGCGTGCTTTGGTGCATATTGCGTGGtgtaggttttgttgtttataaaagtgcatttttgaCTTAATTAACTAtgatcttgtttttcaattgtttgtAGTGAAATGTCACACGAAAATTACGCACGTTACTGGAAAAAGAGTGGCATTTTGTATAGAAGGAAAAGGCAATTAGCAGCACTCAGAGAACAGTGCGATTCTGTCGGAGTGTCAACCTTTGACCACACTGTTCATGGGAAGTTTTAGTCCTTCTTCTATTTGTCCTCTAGGATGAGATGAAATTGTGATTCATGTGCTGATattctcatttatttttaGATGCGGTTGAATCTGCCATCGACGATACATCTGCCATCGACGTAGAAGACcatatcgcttcttcttctagttCTAGTCGGTGAAAATTACCATGAAATGTAggtattgttttttattctttcgacGGTGTCTTGCCCGCGCAACGTGtgtaagaaggagaaaaagcatAGCTTCGATGTGTTCGATTGTTGTGTCAAAAAACTTGTCGAAAGTCAACGAATAAAAGTCTAAAAAATTTTGaacgaataatttaaattgttgatttatttcatttcaaaagtgGTTGGATGAAACGTTTCAAAACTCAGTTGAAAAATTTCGGGACcgtgaatgaaacatttcacatttatggtttgtttgttataattatggcacgcttttttttcatccacgaaGTCTGTTAATTACTGCTGTAAGTGTACATATAAGTCTACATATACGACTCCGTATATAGGTCGTAGTAAGGTCGGATATCGCTTTTTGGTTATGTGGGACCCATAACAGCTCAATAAAAACATCGAGATTGATGTGATATTCGTTTGCAATGATGTGTTAATCAAATGTGTAATAATTGCATTGATATTCTTTGTGAAATTTGTGAATTTAGATCGAATCGGAATTATGTTCGCTGTATTACAATGTTCTATACCAGTAAAACATTAATGATTTTCATTGAAGTAAACGTAGTTATTGATGTGAAGCAACACATTACACTACGCTTGTAGGACTATTTACTACATGAACTATGTctcgaataaattaaaaaatcattcaacaaGTAAAGCTGGTAACATCaagctttaaatatttttaaccgACGAAATGCTTGCGTTCAAACGCTCGTGGCGAGCGCCACCTGTGCGTCACACTCGGTACTAATTAGTGTCGGAAGATAGCCTGTGGTAATGTTTTTGGTGTAAACTTCCGACAAGACTGAcaatttttgcttccttctttatgaaaaaaaatttgaattgGAGTAAAACTACAAATAATACTTTTGTTGGTTTTAAAACATAGTAACAGCATCGACAAATTAACCAAATTACATTCAATGGGTAATTTAATGTCAAATTAACGAATCGTTCGCTTCTGTCAAAATGTACAGACCTCCCTAAACATACACTTTgcagtttgtgttttgtttacgaaTGTGTTTATTATCTAGTTCTTCAAAACGAAGTATTACCCTGGTCACTATAATACAACAGAATAGTTTAATTCAAAGAACATTCGTTTTGACCCGAGAAACAACGCATCATGTTGGGTGCTCGTTTGTATTGCACTCTGTTTACTAAACAGCAGAATTATTTCATGATGAGGCAAGCACTACGACATAGCTCCACAATCTTCGGATTATCATCAGGTAAGCAATTTGCGAAGCAATTATCCTGGAGCAGCAAGAGACATCGtagttttgtttattaattatttaaaaaagaagtaCTTCGTGCAAGGATGCTTGCCGGTGTTGtgttgattgatttgtttacTTTATGATCAGCTGTTTCCCAAGTACCATTTCTGTCGAAGTGCCTGCtgtcaaaattaaatttgaaagtGCTGCGTCCGTTATTTAAAtaagaaatttatttaaaaataaacaaacacttGTGATTAAATGAAgcaagaacagaaaaaaaaagttccaaaTCGTCAACTTATGTAACAAAACTTTTTTTCGATTATTTTGTAGGTGGCTAGCAGCTGTATGTGCCAGCTGTCTTAGTGATTGTTCGCATCATTTTCCTTAGACTAATATGCAGCATTTGTTTTCAAAACGTATTTGCTTCAACTAAAGTTTGTAATATTGTATTTAATTCTAGGTTTCGGAAAATGTGGAGTAGCAATAATACGTGTGTCCGGTTCGGCGTCACGATCCATCATCAATAAAAAGACTCGCCTAAAACCGTTTCCAGAGCCCCGCCGAGCCTTGCTAGCCAACATTTTTCATGGCGGCACGAATGAAATGATAGATCGAGGACTGTTGCTCTGGTTCCCTGGtaattatttacaatttaaaactACAAGCCACTCCCCACAGGTGATGAAGATTTGATGTTACTGCTTCCTGTTGCAGGTCCAAACAGCTTCACTGGAGAGGATACGGTTGAGTTTCATGTGCACGGAGGTACGGCAATAGTTTCCGCCATGTACGACAGTTTGGCCTCGTTCCCAGACACCAGGGTAGCCGAACCGGGCGAATTTACTAAACGCGCATTCTACGCCGGCAAAATGGATCTAACGGAAGTGGAAGGCTTAGCGGATTTAATACACGCCGAAACAGAAGCACAACGAAAGCAAGCACTGCGGCAAGCGAATGGTCAGCTGGCGTGTTTTTACAACTCGATGCGCACTCGGCTAGTCGCCGCTATCGCTAGCATTGAGGCTTATGTCGATTTTTCCGAGGACCAAGACGTCGACGATGATGTGCTGAACGGCGCTGTGCAGAAGATTGAAGCAATAATCGATGAACTGAAGGTGCATCTTAACGACAATCGGCGTGGCGAACGGCTTCGAAACGGCGTTCGAACGGCAATCGTTGGAGCGCCAAATGTGGGCAAAAGTAGCTTAATCAATCTGCTCAGCCAGCGCAACGTTTCGATCGTTACGAGTATTGCGGGAACGACAAGAGATATCTTAGAATCGCATTACGACATTGCCGGGTATCCTGTCATACTTGCCGATACTGCCGGACTTCGGGCGGACACGGATGATGTGGTAGAATGTGAAGGTATTGCACGTGCACGGACGTACGTAGAGTGTGCCGATCTACTATTGTTAGTAGTGGACGCTTCTCGCATCGGACCCATCGATAAGGTGGATGCTTTCATCGAGGAATACATACAAGCGCTCGGGATTGAAAAGCAGTTGATGTCCCGTACATTGATAGTTCTCAACAAATGTGATTTATTGGACAAAGTTACGCTTGAACGGTTGAAAAACAATTCCACCTTAAGTTGCTTGTCCTGCGAGAGTGAGGCTGGATTAGCGGAGCTAATGGAACGTTTAAAGGTTCGTCTGGAGCAGCTGTGTGGAAATCCTTCCGTGGAAAGCCCTACTATAAGCCAGGAGCGCCATCGCTCCCATCTAAAGCAGTGTTTAACGTGCCTGGAACGTTTTCGGGACTATTTCAAAGAAACTTCGGGATCGGACCGAGATCTAGCCATCGTTACGCATCATTTGCGTAATGCCGTGCGTTGCATTGGGAAGATAACGGGCACAGTCGAAACGGAGGAAATACTCGATGTCATATTTAGCACATTTTGCataggaaaataaagaaataatacCCGTGTTGGGgtacattttattattattgtttcgAAGAACGACGGAGAAGCTTTGCTTTCCATGCAATTAGTCTTACCTTAAGGCTATGCTTGGCTTACAGCTCTGGCTGGCTCTGACAGGAGAAGGATATCAAGTTCAGACATAGTGAGGTAGTGCGTTAAAGTTTGCCCTTTTGCCGTTGTTTCTAGGTAGTTCTCGGAACACGTGTGTACGAAACGAGGCCAACGTTTGATCTTACCAACGCAATTGGCTAGGGCATACGAATGGCAGGGCGGAGCATCGATTGCCGGAAGATAAACCGTCATAACATGCTTCAACACGACAGCACAGGGTTAACATTACGGCATTAAAGCAGAAGGATATCAAACGCATCAGATAATGTTATAACTGAACTCCTGTAGCAGAAGACGTTTTGATTAGTTTTGgttaaatgttttgttttttttggggttcaAGAATAACAGTCTAGTCTTACTGCTTGAAACTATTTTACGAGGGAAATTTATGGGACAGCAGTGGGGAGATATTTCCTACGGCGAACCGAGATAACGTTTGATGAGATGTACGAATTTTGGTAGAAATCTTCGAGCATAATCAATTTTGAAATGCCTTGTGGCATAGCTATGACACGTGTACCTACTTACAAACGGTTGAAGTATGTTGCAGGAGTGctttaaaacatttacagACAAGCACAATTATTGACCCGGTTTCCCTGATTAATTTATTAGTATTGACAAGTGCATTAAAGGGCTGACATGCTTACTTTCCGAGCCTATCCAAGAGACTCTTGATTCTTGCTTCCAAGTTTCCAAAAAGCTAAGCATTTTCAGTACATCTCTTTACCAAAAAAATCTAGAAGGTCTAGGATCTAGGAACATATAAAACTATAAATTCGCGTATGATGTTTTCATTGCTGTTGGAATGTTTTACACAGATTTTATCTGCAGTTTCTATGCAGAGCCAGGTTCATCACACCATCCTACTAAGAAGCGTACCACATACCCGTGCTCGAAAATGATCCCTTGAAACGTTAATCTTCGACATGTTTCTTATACCCCGTTCAAAGTCGTTAAGAGAGTGAAGCAAAAACTGCAAtaccaaatttttcaaaaactttctCTCGATGTGTGAGCTGCaacgaacaagaaaaaaaaaccgtgaatggatggatggatgaatggCAAGAAACTTTCCCAGAACACGTGTTGAAATATGAAATTATTTACTGCCAAAGTGCATTCGCCGGACGTATTGCACAAACTTAGTATTTTGTTTCAGTACAAAACCCTCCACTACTCAGTCTTCCTACCACGTACCACCAGAGAAATCTTCGGACTGTGCTCCAATACGTGCGACTTAAGggttctctttctttctctgtaCGATCGAACAAGTGATTGTGTATTGGGAAGGAAAACTATCTACCGAAACTCGATTTATCCTGCCAAGAACATGATCAGCcggaaacaccaccaccaccaccatgcaTGGAGACATTCTGGGTAGGAGCGCTCGGTTCGGCGCTACTGCAGCCGGTCCGATACACGTACACATAAATCCCTCCATCGCACCTGGTGAGTTTGGTACGCCGGCGTACCCCGTTTTCGACCGTTGGTCACGTGCGAAGGATgatctatttttgttttttgtttttcctcagcgtttttccttttcctttttttctgtttgattgCGGCACCAACGGTGGCTGGGAAGGATTatccagacacacacacacaagaagcCTGAAGGAACAATACTAAATCCAGCAAGCAGATTGGAGACTACAAGTGTGGCGTGGCAACGTGGTTGGGTATGATGGAATGCCTTCTTCCAACGCCATCCCTCATCTTGCGCTTCTGTCTGGTGGAGTTATCGTGAAAAGTTGTTCCACCACCAGCGCTTTCCCCCTATAGCTCCTAGTTGGGTTGTCTGAGCGTGCCGAAGTGTTTTTGgtttgagtgaaaacggtgAGCTGAAGTACGAGTTTTGAGGTTGCGTTCACAAGCCGGAACATCTTCAAACTGAAAACCGCGCATTTCCCCGAGCGTGCCCAGAATGCAATACGAGCACTAAGCTCGACAGCCGGCCGATTCCATTTAAAGTGTTTCCCACACTCGTGTTTCCTTGCGCCACACTAATTGGACAGTGTGCCCAAACCGAAACTCTTTATCTTTAATCGCTCTCGAGCCGAAGTTGCCGGTGGGTGAACCATTGGCGGCATGATTCATTTCGGCTGCGACCGATTTCGACCGTACCGTGGTTCGATCACGCGAGGCGGACAATTTAATTAACATGATAATAAGAGCTTTAACTGTGTCGCTGCGTGATAAATTAGCGCAGTCCAGAAGTGCCGGCTCCACCACATCACACACCACCGGGGACACCGGGATGTCGTAAAAATTTTGTCCTCAAATGGGGAGCGGACCGTGGCCGACCAGCAGTAAGAACCATCACCCCAAAAAAGGCAATGTTTTTCTTCGATCGTTTGGAAGGGCTTCAACacgcacaacaacacaccGACCGACCCCGAAATGCGCGTGTTAGCATTTTTCGGCCAGTTTGCGAAGATATTTGCGAACCGATGTCTTAGCCGGGCAACTCTGGGCAGAATTCCTGGGGAAGAATTATAGCGGCTTCAGTACAcattgctactgctgctgtgttTAGGGCGATTAGGGCCGATGGTTGTAAAGGATGGGAACAAGAAATAC from Anopheles stephensi strain Indian chromosome 2, UCI_ANSTEP_V1.0, whole genome shotgun sequence includes the following:
- the LOC118504515 gene encoding uncharacterized protein LOC118504515, with product MRLPSVLFCCLLFIVASVASDRSDQPVNNSSLKTLSRQERKVLLFPILTTLQVSICTATDGRLYAPKAKYPARKLGINLGFQQNFNLPFRLLEFYKPPTWARAIAGIIRGQFPSTSVVMARGWKRSTDHQSLALSAGQLYTYVEDFLHVFGYERDCLLKSVCELAHSPFDRSEQQEQQDFMTEVVHLLLSPSVHESFAEDELEQKRAYEMAERLGASGANCDLIYDRCHRSVLSDFSNLLDVSES
- the LOC118504517 gene encoding tRNA modification GTPase GTPBP3, mitochondrial, producing MLGARLYCTLFTKQQNYFMMRQALRHSSTIFGLSSGFGKCGVAIIRVSGSASRSIINKKTRLKPFPEPRRALLANIFHGGTNEMIDRGLLLWFPGPNSFTGEDTVEFHVHGGTAIVSAMYDSLASFPDTRVAEPGEFTKRAFYAGKMDLTEVEGLADLIHAETEAQRKQALRQANGQLACFYNSMRTRLVAAIASIEAYVDFSEDQDVDDDVLNGAVQKIEAIIDELKVHLNDNRRGERLRNGVRTAIVGAPNVGKSSLINLLSQRNVSIVTSIAGTTRDILESHYDIAGYPVILADTAGLRADTDDVVECEGIARARTYVECADLLLLVVDASRIGPIDKVDAFIEEYIQALGIEKQLMSRTLIVLNKCDLLDKVTLERLKNNSTLSCLSCESEAGLAELMERLKVRLEQLCGNPSVESPTISQERHRSHLKQCLTCLERFRDYFKETSGSDRDLAIVTHHLRNAVRCIGKITGTVETEEILDVIFSTFCIGK